Genomic DNA from Rhodothermales bacterium:
GGCGGCTATGGTTCGAAGGGTATTGGAGAGATTGGACTCGTTCCGACCGCCGGAGCGGTTGCTGCCGCCCTTCATTCATATGACGGTGTGCGTCGTTTCCGACTGCCTATGCAGGACTCGCCGGCAGCCGCGCCGTCTGTCCCAAAATCACGCAACAAGAAAAAGACCACCGGTTAGGTCATGAGACATTTCATGCGGTGTAATTTCGCCTGACGCCGAGCATGGCAGAACTGACCCCCATCCCCTTTCCAGAACTTCTGCGCCGGATGCGGCGTGAAGTCGAAGTCAGCCGATCGATCTTTGACCTGCCCGCGAGCAAGTGGTTCACGCCGACGGCCGACTTTGACTTCAGCGCCACGCATTTCGGACGCAGCGCCTCGACGCCCGTCGGACCGGCCGCGGGACCGCACACGCAGCTCGCACAGAACATTGTTTTGTCGTGGCTGGCGGGCGGGCGAATCCTTGAACTAAAGACGGTCCAGGTTAACGACCGCCTGGAAATTCCCCGACCGTGCATTCACGTACCGAACGTCGGGTACAACGTCGAGTGGTCGCAGGAACTGCGCGTAGAAGAATCACTCGTGGAGTACGCGAAAGCGGTCTACCTGATCGAAATCCTTAAGGACACCAGGGTGTTTGGTGTCTATGACGACAACCCGGCCTTTGACGCGAGCACCGATACGGTATACGATATCAGTGTCGGCTACGACCTCGACGGAATTCGCTCGGAGAAAGTCACCGGTTATCTGCGGGCGATGCGGAATCCGGGTTCACATTTTGATGCGCTCCGCGGTCTAATGGATGGCGATCTCGCCGCATTCCGGGATGTACCGCTGCCGCCCACGATCTCGGAGTGCGTCACGCTGTCAACGTTCCACGGCTGCCCTGCAGATCAGATCGAGTTGATAGCAAAATACCTGCTGCAAGATATTGGCCTGCATACGATTATAAAGATCAACCCTACTCTCCTGGGATTTAATACGGTCCGGGATCTCGTGGTTGATCGACTTGGGTATGACGATATCGAGCTACGCCGTGAAGCGTTCGAACAGGATCTGAAGTACGACGACGGCCTGGAAATTCTTCGGCGGTTGCGTACGGTGGCGGAAGACCAGGGGTCATCGATCGGGGCCAAGTTTACCAATACGCTCGTCGTGGCCAACAAGCCTGAGTTTTTCCAGACTCAGTCCGACCCGTACATGTATGTGTCCGGTCCTCCGCTGCATGTGATATCGATGACGCTGATGCAGCGATTTCGGGAGGACCTGGGTTTCGAATTTCCGGTTTCGTTTTCCGCGGGTATCGACAAACTCAACTTCCCGTCGGCTGTCGCCTGCGGCATGGTGCCGGTCACGACGTGTACCGATCTGCTCAGGCAAGGTGGCTACGGCCGTCTGCCCCGTTACCTGATGGCGCTGGGAAAGAAGATGCGGGCCAAGGGTGCCACGAGTCGCGAGGCGTATGTTATCGCAGCGACTGATCACGGGGCGCAGGCCATTGAAGAGGCCGTACTGTCGCAGAGTGAGGGCCGTAGGCTGTGGGACCGCAACGGCACTCAATTGACAACTGTCGCCAGAGACGAACCTGACCAGCTGCCGACCGCATTGCGAGCATTGGCGGCTGAAGAGAACCTCGATGGCGATGCGCTTGTTTTGCTCGCTACCCGCATCGCCGGCCGCCTCAATGGACGCGACATCGTTCCCCCGCTCGCGGACGATCGACGATATCACGCAGAGTCCAACAGAAAGGAGCCTCGACGCATTGAAAGCACGCTGGCACTGTATGACTGCATAAACTGCGACCTGTGCATC
This window encodes:
- a CDS encoding 4Fe-4S binding protein, translated to MAELTPIPFPELLRRMRREVEVSRSIFDLPASKWFTPTADFDFSATHFGRSASTPVGPAAGPHTQLAQNIVLSWLAGGRILELKTVQVNDRLEIPRPCIHVPNVGYNVEWSQELRVEESLVEYAKAVYLIEILKDTRVFGVYDDNPAFDASTDTVYDISVGYDLDGIRSEKVTGYLRAMRNPGSHFDALRGLMDGDLAAFRDVPLPPTISECVTLSTFHGCPADQIELIAKYLLQDIGLHTIIKINPTLLGFNTVRDLVVDRLGYDDIELRREAFEQDLKYDDGLEILRRLRTVAEDQGSSIGAKFTNTLVVANKPEFFQTQSDPYMYVSGPPLHVISMTLMQRFREDLGFEFPVSFSAGIDKLNFPSAVACGMVPVTTCTDLLRQGGYGRLPRYLMALGKKMRAKGATSREAYVIAATDHGAQAIEEAVLSQSEGRRLWDRNGTQLTTVARDEPDQLPTALRALAAEENLDGDALVLLATRIAGRLNGRDIVPPLADDRRYHAESNRKEPRRIESTLALYDCINCDLCISACPNDAIFAYDATPTTAATEVVGLGVGNELRLTAGTEFVIGESHQLAVVEGACNECSNCEVYCPEHGAPFLVKERVYISMTDFRRDVSGDGFCRQDDLLYGRIDGNEITFRPEPHLNRGTAEFNGVRLDLTWDPLEVKACHGDAMDMIEMDTRVLWRMKTVWESIFNSRRPNTVNPEPALAGDAT